One genomic window of Conger conger chromosome 7, fConCon1.1, whole genome shotgun sequence includes the following:
- the LOC133132451 gene encoding four and a half LIM domains protein 1-like: MTDRFDCFYCRDDLHGKKYIKKDERPVCVRCFDKFCANSCTECHRPIGTDSKELHHKGRYWHEDCFRCFKCYKPLAKESFSMKDDKIMCGKCSSREDAPRCHGCYKAVLPGDENVEYKNNVWHDSCFTCYQCKLPIRTKSFLTKGDNVYCAPCHQRKFGKHCVHCKQAITSGGVTYQDQPWHSECFVCRTCRKPLAGTRFTSHEEHAYCVDCYKSTVAKKCCGCQSPITGFGMGINVVNYEGKSWHEYCFNCKKCSLGLAKKHFVVNGEDIYCPDCAKKV, from the exons ATGACAGACCGATTTGACTGCTTCTATTGCCGTGACGACCTGCATGGGAAGAAATACATAAAGAAGGAcgagaggcctgtgtgtgtgcgctgtttTGATAAGTTCTGtgccaacagctgcactgagtgTCACCGCCCCATTGGCACAGATTCCAAG GAGCTGCACCACAAGGGCCGCTACTGGCATGAGGACTGCTTCCGTTGCTTCAAGTGTTACAAACCTCTGGCCAAAGAGTCCTTCAGCATGAAGGATGACAAGATCATGTGTGGGAAGTGCAGCTCCCGGGAGGATGCCCCACGCTGCCATGGCTGCTACAAAGCTGTCCTGCCAG GCGATGAAAACGTGGAGTACAAGAACAACGTGTGGCATGACAGCTGCTTCACCTGCTACCAGTGCAAGCTGCCCATCCGCACCAAGAGCTTCCTGACCAAGGGTGACAACGTCTACTGTGCGCCCTGCCACCAGCGCAAGTTTGGCAAGCACTGTGTTCACTGCAAGCAG GCCATCACCTCTGGTGGAGTTACCTACCAGGACCAGCCCTGGCACTCGGAGTGCTTTGTGTGCCGTACCTGCCGAAAGCCTCTTGCCGGAACACGCTTCACCTCCCACGAGGAACACGCCTATTGTGTGGACTGCTACAAGAGCACGGTGGCCAAGAAGTGCTGTGGATGCCAAAGCCCCATCACag GGTTTGGGATGGGAATCAATGTGGTGAACTACGAGGGCAAGTCCTGGCACGAGTACTGCTTCAACTGTAAAAAGTGCTCTCTGGGTCTGGCAAAAAAGCACTTTGTGGTCAACGGGGAAGACATCTACTGCCCCGATTGTGCCAAGAAGGTATAA